Proteins co-encoded in one Desulfitobacterium hafniense DCB-2 genomic window:
- the ahpC gene encoding alkyl hydroperoxide reductase subunit C, with protein MSLIGKEVNEFKVQAFVEGAFKEVTKGDLLGKWSVFVFYPADFTFVCPTELGDLADQYDEFKKIGVEIYSVSTDTHFVHKAWHDASDTIRKIRYPMLADPTAKLAKDFEVYIEEEGLALRGSFVVNPEGKIVAYEVNSNNIGREASELLRKVQAAQFVAEHGDQVCPAKWRPGAETLKPSLDLVGKL; from the coding sequence ATGTCACTTATCGGTAAAGAAGTAAACGAGTTCAAGGTGCAGGCTTTTGTGGAAGGTGCTTTCAAGGAAGTAACCAAAGGGGATTTGCTGGGCAAATGGTCGGTTTTCGTATTCTATCCCGCTGATTTTACCTTCGTTTGCCCCACAGAGCTGGGGGATTTGGCCGATCAATACGATGAATTCAAGAAAATCGGTGTGGAGATCTACTCCGTGTCCACCGACACTCATTTTGTGCATAAGGCTTGGCATGATGCCTCCGACACCATCAGAAAAATCCGCTATCCGATGCTGGCCGACCCAACTGCCAAGCTGGCCAAGGACTTTGAGGTTTATATTGAAGAGGAGGGCTTAGCTCTGCGGGGCAGCTTTGTGGTCAATCCTGAAGGGAAGATCGTAGCCTATGAAGTCAACAGCAACAACATCGGCCGTGAGGCCTCGGAATTGCTGCGCAAGGTCCAGGCTGCCCAGTTCGTTGCGGAGCATGGGGATCAGGTTTGCCCGGCCAAATGGCGGCCCGGAGCGGAGACGCTCAAACCCAGCCTGGATCTGGTAGGGAAGCTGTAA
- a CDS encoding FAD-dependent oxidoreductase, with protein MKELYDLIIIGSGSAGMAAGIYAGRSKLKTLVIDRDRAGGQIKITSEVENYPGILNISGEELSQAMRRQAEKFGVKFRQAAVESVDLAGDIKKIRTAEGDYEALAVIIATGSVPRKLGFIGEEEFRGRGIGYCATCDGEFFTGMDVFVIGGGLAAAEEGIFLTRYARKVTMIVRGDGFSCPQTISERVLAHPKIEVKFNTELREAGGDAVLRYAEFVNNRSGERWRYDVREQKQTFGVFVFVGYIPQSAEYAQEVRIDERGYIPTDESMGTNVEGVYAAGDIRPKELRQLVTAVADGAIAATSAEKYLVGKKERLGLGELGELGESGERDELSDEEKTPVTRQGTSLLDDSLKEQLVPILERLENRIGLLAFLEGSSGFSEELRSFLSEFAGLTDKVEVEFLNRGEDAVREKEAKITLFPAVAVLGPDGVYTGVQFHGIPGGHEINSFILALYNAAGPGQAVGEETLAKIRRVSRKVNFKIGVSLSCTLCPDVVTLAQLMALKNPLIEAEMIDVAHYPDFKNKYGIMSVPAIVVNDEKVVFGKKNLEELLELAGG; from the coding sequence ATGAAAGAACTCTATGATCTGATTATTATCGGTTCCGGCAGTGCGGGGATGGCTGCGGGCATTTATGCCGGGCGTTCGAAGCTTAAAACCCTTGTGATTGACCGGGACCGGGCCGGAGGGCAGATCAAAATCACCTCCGAGGTGGAGAATTATCCGGGTATCCTGAATATTTCAGGGGAAGAGCTCAGCCAGGCCATGCGCAGGCAGGCGGAAAAATTCGGCGTGAAATTTCGGCAGGCGGCGGTGGAGTCCGTGGATTTGGCTGGGGATATTAAGAAAATCCGGACGGCTGAAGGGGACTATGAGGCTCTGGCTGTGATCATTGCCACCGGGTCTGTGCCCAGAAAGCTGGGCTTCATTGGGGAAGAGGAATTCAGAGGACGGGGTATCGGCTATTGTGCAACCTGTGACGGGGAGTTTTTCACAGGGATGGATGTTTTCGTGATCGGAGGAGGGCTGGCTGCGGCGGAGGAAGGGATTTTCCTGACCCGCTATGCCAGAAAAGTCACCATGATCGTCCGGGGGGATGGATTTTCCTGCCCCCAAACCATCTCCGAAAGAGTCCTGGCCCACCCGAAGATCGAGGTGAAGTTCAACACCGAGCTTCGGGAAGCGGGCGGGGATGCGGTTCTCCGCTATGCTGAATTCGTGAATAACCGGAGCGGCGAAAGATGGCGGTATGATGTAAGGGAACAGAAGCAGACTTTTGGGGTGTTTGTTTTCGTGGGATACATTCCGCAAAGCGCCGAATATGCTCAGGAGGTCCGCATCGATGAGCGGGGCTATATTCCCACCGATGAGAGCATGGGCACCAATGTGGAAGGGGTCTATGCCGCAGGGGATATCCGTCCCAAGGAGCTGCGGCAGCTGGTTACTGCCGTAGCGGACGGCGCTATTGCGGCCACCAGCGCTGAGAAATATCTGGTAGGGAAGAAGGAACGGCTGGGGCTGGGTGAACTGGGCGAGCTGGGTGAATCGGGTGAGCGGGATGAACTGAGCGATGAGGAGAAAACTCCGGTCACCCGGCAGGGAACGTCTTTATTGGACGACTCCCTTAAGGAGCAGTTGGTGCCTATTCTGGAACGGCTGGAAAACCGGATTGGGTTGCTGGCCTTTCTGGAGGGGAGCAGCGGGTTCAGCGAGGAACTGCGGAGCTTTCTGTCCGAGTTTGCCGGACTGACTGATAAGGTGGAGGTTGAGTTCCTGAACCGGGGTGAGGACGCGGTCAGAGAGAAAGAAGCCAAGATCACCCTCTTCCCCGCCGTTGCGGTGCTGGGACCGGACGGGGTCTATACGGGAGTGCAGTTTCACGGCATACCCGGCGGCCACGAAATCAACTCTTTTATTCTGGCCCTATATAACGCGGCAGGACCTGGCCAGGCGGTAGGAGAAGAGACCCTGGCCAAAATCCGGAGAGTGAGCAGGAAAGTCAACTTCAAAATCGGGGTTTCGCTTTCCTGCACTCTCTGCCCGGATGTAGTGACTCTGGCCCAGTTGATGGCCTTGAAAAATCCCCTGATCGAGGCGGAGATGATCGACGTGGCTCATTACCCCGACTTTAAAAACAAGTACGGGATTATGAGCGTACCGGCTATTGTCGTCAACGATGAAAAAGTCGTTTTCGGCAAGAAGAATCTGGAGGAATTGCTGGAGCTGGCGGGAGGTTAA
- a CDS encoding molybdopterin-dependent oxidoreductase yields the protein MMQMTRHVCPLKCYDTCSILAYTDNGRLLKITGDPQNSYTLGTLCAKGYSFVKHVYHPERILHPLRQSSRGSGDWQRITWEEALGEIARQIVQIYNRHNHLLPLGLLDGKANTGVLARSLSGMLSAMAPITEIRGPQSSGPGMDAQFLDFGRVRLKDPEDMKKADLIILWGVNPAATAIHQMKILQQARQRGAKVILIDVFPSATAGRVDETIVVKPGGDGALALAVLRELMFKTSINYRFLVHEAEGWENLKDWLLEADPEEMRTIAGVTPQMVADLANELRHSSNPAFWLGKGLQKYSNSGQNIRAIHALAAAGGVTENYGEGIFAARSGFSPFADLWDSDKWGNRKLSLPTLPVNHGDDGADIRMLWITQSNPLVQGTHLQKLRELMGGLDLIVGTDFFLTSTSRCCDIVLPAATFLEAEDLVAGEWHRWIGLNEQAIAPLGETRSELEIAQSLAVAISEEAPGLCPFPVERPLSQWLERAVPPELCETLGIDSYRELKQGPRKIVQPDMLSDSHYPKYRFSVPQAMEWGCPELPLMVLPETAPQGYPYRLLNWRRADFFNSQFAHLDWLLERQATDELSLSWELARQKGIGAGDKVVVYNSWGEVVLKAKIRHDLPLHLILCSARQDINGKSINSLAGSQETDLGQAVNGVNEPAFHDVFVNIARD from the coding sequence ATGATGCAGATGACCCGGCATGTTTGTCCCCTCAAGTGCTATGATACTTGCAGTATCCTGGCTTATACAGACAATGGTCGGCTGCTTAAAATAACGGGGGATCCCCAAAATTCCTATACCTTGGGCACTCTGTGTGCCAAAGGATATAGCTTTGTTAAGCATGTGTATCATCCCGAGCGAATTCTCCACCCTTTGCGGCAAAGCAGCCGGGGTTCAGGAGACTGGCAAAGGATAACCTGGGAAGAGGCTTTAGGGGAAATTGCCCGGCAAATAGTGCAGATTTACAACCGGCATAACCATCTTTTACCCCTGGGGCTCCTGGACGGAAAAGCCAATACCGGGGTCTTGGCGCGCTCTTTGTCCGGCATGCTGTCCGCAATGGCGCCAATCACCGAGATCCGGGGGCCCCAGAGCAGCGGACCGGGGATGGACGCTCAATTCTTGGATTTTGGCAGGGTTAGGCTCAAAGATCCGGAAGATATGAAGAAGGCGGATTTGATTATTCTTTGGGGCGTCAATCCTGCCGCTACGGCAATTCACCAAATGAAGATTCTCCAGCAGGCGCGCCAACGCGGCGCCAAGGTTATCCTGATTGACGTGTTCCCTTCCGCCACAGCCGGCCGGGTTGATGAGACGATTGTGGTTAAGCCGGGCGGTGATGGGGCCTTGGCTCTGGCTGTTTTGCGGGAGCTTATGTTTAAAACCAGCATTAATTACCGCTTTCTTGTCCATGAGGCGGAAGGCTGGGAAAACCTCAAGGATTGGTTATTGGAAGCGGATCCGGAAGAGATGAGAACTATTGCAGGGGTCACCCCCCAAATGGTTGCGGATCTGGCCAATGAGCTGCGCCATAGCTCAAATCCGGCGTTTTGGCTTGGTAAAGGGCTGCAAAAATACAGCAACAGCGGCCAGAATATCCGGGCCATCCATGCCCTTGCCGCTGCCGGCGGAGTTACGGAAAATTACGGTGAAGGTATTTTTGCGGCCCGGTCTGGGTTTTCACCCTTTGCGGATCTCTGGGATTCAGATAAGTGGGGGAACCGGAAGCTTAGCCTTCCTACCCTGCCAGTGAACCATGGGGACGATGGGGCGGATATCCGGATGCTTTGGATCACCCAAAGCAACCCCTTGGTCCAGGGAACCCACCTGCAAAAGCTTAGGGAGCTGATGGGCGGTCTGGATTTGATTGTGGGCACCGATTTTTTTCTGACGTCAACCTCCCGCTGCTGCGATATTGTTCTGCCGGCGGCCACCTTTCTGGAGGCTGAGGATCTGGTGGCAGGGGAATGGCACCGCTGGATTGGACTTAATGAACAGGCCATTGCGCCTCTCGGTGAGACCCGTTCCGAACTGGAAATTGCCCAATCCCTTGCTGTGGCTATTAGTGAAGAAGCCCCGGGACTTTGCCCGTTTCCTGTGGAGCGGCCCCTGTCCCAATGGCTGGAGAGGGCTGTTCCGCCAGAATTATGTGAAACCCTGGGAATCGACAGTTACCGGGAATTAAAGCAAGGCCCAAGAAAAATTGTGCAACCTGATATGTTATCGGATTCACATTATCCCAAGTACCGCTTCTCCGTCCCTCAGGCTATGGAGTGGGGGTGTCCGGAGCTTCCCCTGATGGTGCTGCCGGAGACTGCTCCCCAGGGTTATCCCTACCGGCTGCTCAATTGGCGGCGGGCGGATTTCTTCAACTCCCAGTTTGCTCATCTTGACTGGCTCCTGGAGAGACAAGCGACAGACGAGCTTTCCCTGAGCTGGGAATTAGCCCGACAAAAAGGCATTGGAGCCGGAGACAAGGTCGTCGTTTATAACTCCTGGGGGGAAGTGGTCTTAAAAGCCAAAATCCGCCATGACTTACCCCTTCATCTGATACTTTGCTCAGCCAGGCAGGATATCAACGGCAAAAGCATCAACAGCCTGGCCGGCAGCCAGGAAACGGATCTGGGCCAGGCCGTCAATGGAGTGAATGAGCCGGCTTTTCATGATGTATTTGTCAATATTGCCCGGGATTAG